From Lagopus muta isolate bLagMut1 chromosome 15, bLagMut1 primary, whole genome shotgun sequence, the proteins below share one genomic window:
- the RAI1 gene encoding retinoic acid-induced protein 1 isoform X2 — protein sequence MQSFRERCGFHGNQQSYQPTSQDTSRLENYRHQSQAGPNCERQRLVAKEYYSQQQLPYAGYENSAAEKYHRGNKQLAGQQLQGRPAFSNYAVQENSPYPARYSGDESLQAWGGQPPALPKYEDSLMKKTSPAAGGRPYHEPAAAPLPFRTHFPQQQQQQPPALPYPKLQRQKLPNDVSSPMPFSQSPHFGQHSQSFPASSTYSSVPGGSQPAHSYKSCTAPSGQPPLERPLGSAASLAPGPRVPNLHGYQPNRIGYEQPPQPPPQPPPPPQPPQPPQPPQPQPQPLQGRHHAPESLHYQNLAKYQHYNQAGQTYCQSDAPPVRTPEQYYQTFSPSASHSPARSVGRSPSYSSTPSPLMPNLENFQYSQQPLNAGAFPAGITDHSHFMPLLNPSPTDGTSPDAQSGNCKNLPKEKLPENLLSDLSLQSLTALTSQVENISNTVQQLLLSKSAVPQKKGIKTPARTPEQLKGQHCSPESSTYSAEQVGTPLSDPLSTPQSVHAETQDADYLSGSEDQLERSFLYCNQNRSPARVNSNSKAKPESVSTCSVTSPDDMSTKSDDSFQSIHASLPLESFTKYVTNERDCPRLLLSALSQEELASEIIVLQDAINEKEDKAWPNSPMLSKEATKSPFQLENHRPCLDSMVKGSWPSQGDSSTLTEPLKMDKASGGSTGKDFGDEVYEGPQVEFAATETKDTLKDAGPLAFNSKPSVPAATSSAGASGFSCYSNTTANSVGSENAMEHFEWPEENLGEACLRWKELGSGLQASDLPKGLFPSKMGGSCKEKKNACGLDLCDGEQPDKSETTRDFGQQAMEEEEEETLTYDEATKVDSERWLQDTRHCCTAGDFSEIPMISSPELKESDLEVEEYSSLCELAGTEQKSVPYAASPPKPPEIPAVLSASEVPMSAEETVSTVEKESSVPSARLSGQSIILLGPAVGTETKVKSWFKSSLPHIQPEEESGGVEKSHPEAVDSEPVLSLGVKTQPAPENALVKTEPVSRGKNLRNKRIHCRLPEEDSAGNAVPSPFSELPALCVGPDGQGEMLSKNVHSQTPRFAAEGLPARMCTRSFTALAEPRAPAPLEGLKAPMHQEKMGKKPACGVKQRVAFKARKRSGRPAPKVIQSAGGDATITVSSLVPAEEVVGPGPTDGDVADGGERDQRSMILRSRTKTQEVFYTKRRRGKRAADVRLKNCKAPKKLISNNHLPPAFKLTPPGSPHKEGKVGTRMKLPKAGPGVGGKMSERPLHSLKRKSTFISPIPAKKRNLVLRSNSGGVKEEKPEGPHSLFKKMPVAKKVKAKLPPKSPGEAVPKPPPVKEAPDVCIKITSRAAFQEATKTKVLPPRKGRGLKLEAIVQKITSPNLKKFTCKTAAAAATVAATYGTSLSMAGTERERAVKHGAVAPAVGDARLPKLAAAQKAPAVPPAEQLCRNPHGRALKGKLGSGKKLCADGSQSEGCVQAAGAQPSSAVAAKNMALLPKKRNRKGKAAALGMAKAPLGPALPLSPRERAAGPGGGDEGKKPKSEEKEVAGGDGPMAGGTARGAKPRANHANYNGYSKRQRKRLGHGKAKAVPVRCKSRGKRRRPAQQAPLPDPAEPEIRLKYISCKRLRADSRAPPFAPYVHVERRGDFTTACTVINSPGDEARLQRGPSSTVPRPRAALPASSAMHLGPVVSKALSAACLVCCLCRSPANYKDLGDLCGPYYPEDCLPKKKSRLKEKARAEGEEGGAAERPRGVAESGWAAGGRAGRQEGATEPGKPSMLRSSPRGVFRRLQSCYCCDERTEGEEAAEKPRRHECTKAESPPQPEPAGDTQEHWLHEACAVWTAGVFLVAGKLYGLQEAVKAAADLCSSCQQAGATVGCCQKGCPHTYHYACAVDTGCLLTEESFSLRCPKHKRQPV from the exons ATGCAGTCCTTTCGAGAAAGGTGTGGTTTCCATGGCAACCAGCAGAGCTACCAGCCGACTTCACAAGATACATCACGCCTGGAGAATTACAGGCATCAAAGTCAGGCAGGGCCGAACTGCGAGCGGCAGAGGCTGGTGGCGAAGGAGTACTACAGTCAGCAGCAACTGCCATACGCGGGCTACGAGAACAGCGCCGCGGAGAAATACCACCGGGGAAACAAGCAAttagcagggcagcagctgcaaggCAGGCCGGCCTTTTCCAATTACGCTGTGCAGGAGAACAGCCCCTACCCAGCGCGCTATTCGGGGGACGAGAGCCTGCAGGCGTGGGGCGGGCAGCCACCGGCGCTGCCCAAGTATGAGGACAGCCTGATGAAGAAGACGTCGCCGGCAGCAGGAGGGCGGCCGTACCATGAGCCGGCAGCGGCCCCACTGCCCTTCCGGACTcacttcccacagcagcagcagcagcagccgcccgCGCTGCCCTACCCCAagctgcagaggcagaagcTGCCCAACGACGTCTCTTCGCCCATGCCCTTCTCACAGAGCCCCCATTTTGGGCAGCACTCACAGTCCTTCCCCGCCTCCTCCACTTATTCCTCTGTGCCAGGGGGCAGCCAGCCGGCGCATTCCTACAAGAGCTGCACGGCACCTTCAGGGCAGCCGCCGCTGGAGCGGCCCCTGGGCAGTGCCGCCAGCCTCGCCCCTGGCCCCCGTGTGCCCAACCTGCACGGTTACCAGCCCAACCGCATCGGCTATGAGCAGCCCCCGCAGCctcccccgcagcccccgccgccgccgcagcctCCGCAGCCCCCGCAGCCTCCTCAGCCCCAACCTCAGCCCTTGCAGGGAAGGCATCACGCCCCAGAGAGCCTCCACTACCAAAACTTGGCCAAGTATCAGCATTACAACCAAGCGGGGCAGACCTACTGCCAGAGTGACGCACCGCCCGTCCGCACGCCGGAGCAGTACTACCAAACCTTCAGCCCCAGCGCCAGCCACTCGCCAGCGCGCTCCGTCGGTCGCTCCCCATCCTACAGCTCTACGCCGTCCCCCCTGATGCCCAACCTGGAGAACTTTCAGTACAGCCAGCAGCCGCTCAATGCCGGCGCCTTCCCGGCCGGCATCACTGACCACAGCCATTTCATGCCGCTGCTCAACCCCTCTCCCACTGACGGGACGAGCCCGGATGCTCAATCTGGGAATTGCAAGAATTTGCCGAAGGAGAAACTGCCTGAAAACCTTCTGTCAGACCTGAGCCTGCAGAGCCTGACGGCGCTCACCTCCCAGGTGGAGAACATCTCCAACACcgtccagcagctgctgctttccaaatCAGCCGTGCCCCAGAAAAAGGGCATCAAGACCCCAGCGAGGACCCCTGAGCAACTCaaggggcagcactgcagcccagagAGCAGCACGTACTCCGCAGAGCAGGTTGGGACCCCGCTGTCGGACCCACTCAGCACCCCGCAGTCCGTCCACGCCGAGACACAGGACGCTGACTATCTGAGCGGTTCGGAGGACCAGCTGGAGAGGAGCTTCCTGTACTGCAACCAGAACCGCAGCCCTGCCCGTGTCAACAGCAACTCCAAGGCAAAGCCCGAGTCGGTGTCCACGTGCTCTGTCACCTCCCCAGATGATATGTCCACCAAATCGGATGACTCCTTCCAGAGCATCCATGCCAGCCTGCCCCTGGAGTCTTTCACCAAGTATGTGACCAACGAGCGGGACTGTCCCCggctgctgctcagtgcactgTCCCAGGAGGAGCTGGCCTCCGAGATCATCGTCCTGCAGGACGCCATCAATGAGAAGGAGGACAAAGCCTGGCCCAATTCACCCATGTTGAGCAAGGAGGCCACAAAATCCCCCTTCCAGCTGGAGAACCACCGGCCATGCCTGGACTCCATGGTGAAGGGCTCATGGCCCAGCCAGGGTGACTCCAGCACCCTCACTGAGCCCCTCAAGATGGACAAGGCTTCGGGGGGCAGCACGGGGAAGGACTTTGGGGACGAGGTGTACGAGGGTCCCCAGGTGGAGTTTGCGGCCACCGAGACCAAGGACACACTTAAGGATGCGGGCCCGTTGGCTTTCAACTCCAAGCCCAGCGTCCCAGCTGCTACTTCCAGTGCAGGGGCCTCCGGCTTCAGCTGCTATTCGAACACCACAGCCAACTCGGTGGGCTCTGAAAATGCCATGGAGCACTTTGAGTGGCCAGAGGAGAACCTGGGCGAGGCGTGCCTCAGGTGGAAGGAGCTGGGCTCAGGCCTGCAAGCCTCTGACCTCCCCAAAGGCCTCTTCCCCAGCAAAATGGGAGGGtcctgcaaggagaaaaaaaatgcttgtggCTTGGACCTGTGTGATGGCGAGCAGCCAGACAAGAGTGAGACGACCCGGGACTTTGGCCAGCAGGCgatggaggaggaagaggaggagacgCTGACCTACGATGAGGCCACGAAGGTGGACAGTGAGAGGTGGCTGCAGGACACGcggcactgctgcacagctggggaCTTCAGTGAGATCCCTATGATCTCATCACCGGAGCTGAAGGAGTCGGACTTGGAAGTGGAGGAGTACTCCTCACTCTGCGAGCTGGCGGGCACGGAGCAGAAGTCGGTGCCCTACGCTGCCTCACCTCCCAAGCCCCCGGAGATACCCGCCGTGCTGTCTGCCAGCGAGGTGCCCATGTCTGCCGAGGAGACCGTCAGCACAGTAGAGAAGGAGAGTTCTGTGCCCTCGGCGCGTCTCTCCGGTCAGTCCATCATCCTGCTGGGCCCAGCAGTGGGCACGGAGACCAAGGTGAAGAGCTGGTTCAAAtcctccctgccccacatccagcctgagGAGGAGAGTGGGGGAGTAGAGAAGTCCCACCCGGAAGCAGTAGACTCTGAACCTGTTTTGTCACTTGGGGTGAAGACGCAACCGGCACCTGAAAATGCATTGGTGAAAACAGAGCCTGTCTCACGGGGCAAGAACCTCCGCAACAAAAGGATCCACTGCCGGCTGCCGGAGGAGGACAGTGCTGGCAATGCAGTGCCGAGCCCCTTCAGtgagctgccagcactgtgcgTGGGGCCGGACGGACAAGGGGAGATGCTGAGCAAGAATGTGCACAGCCAGACGCCCAGGTTTGCAGCGGAGGGCTTGCCGGCACGCATGTGCACCCGCTCCTTCACCGCCCTCGCTGAGCCCCGTGCCCCAGCCCCACTGGAGGGGCTGAAGGCACCAATGCACCAGGAGAAGATGGGCAAGAAGCCAGCATGTGGTGTGAAGCAGCGGGTGGCTTTCAAAGCTAGGAAGCGCAGCGGCCGGCCAGCCCCTAAGGTCATCCAGAGCGCCGGTGGTGATGCCACCATCACGGTGTCCAGCTTGGTGCCAGCTGAAGAGGTGGTGGGGCCAGGGCCGACGGATGGGGATGTGGCAGATGGTGGGGAGAGGGACCAGCGCTCGATGATCCTGCGCTCCCGGACGAAGACACAGGAGGTTTTCTACACAAAGAGGCGGCGGGGCAAGCGAGCGGCTGATGTTCGACTGAAGAACTGCAAAGCACCCAAAAAGCTCATCTCCAACAACCACCTCCCACCCGCCTTCAAGTTGACCCCCCCGGGCAGCCCCCACAAGGAGGGAAAGGTGGGCACCAGGATGAAGCTGCCCAAGGCGGGGCCAGGGGTGGGCGGCAAGATGTCAGAGCGGCCCCTGCACTCGCTGAAGAGGAAGTCCACCTTCATCTCCCCCATCCCTGCCAAGAAGAGGAACCTCGTCCTGCGCAGCAACAGCGGCGGCGTGAAGGAGGAGAAGCCGGAGGGTCCCCACAGCCTCTTCAAGAAGATGCCCGTGGCCAAGAAGGTGAAAGCAAAGCTGCCTCCCAAGAGCCCCGGCGAAGCTgtccccaaaccccccccagTGAAGGAGGCCCCCGACGTCTGTATCAAAATCACCTCGCGGGCGGCCTTCCAGGAGGCCACCAAGACCAAAGTGCTGCCTCCCCGCAAGGGCCGCGGCCTCAAGCTGGAGGCCATCGTGCAGAAGATCACCTCGCCCAACCTGAAGAAGTTCACCTGCAAAACGGCAGCGGCGGCGGCCACGGTGGCGGCCACCTATGGCACCTCGCTGAGCATGGCGGGGACGGAGCGCGAGCGGGCGGTGAAGCACGGTGCTGTGGCCCCGGCGGTGGGTGATGCGCGGCTGCCCAAACTGGCGGCGGCACAGAAGGCACCCGCCGTGCCGCCGGCTGAGCAGTTGTGCCGGAACCCTCATGGCAGAGCGCTGAAGGGGAAACTGGGCAGCGGGAAGAAGCTCTGTGCTGACGGCTCGCAGAGCGAGGGCTGCGTGCAGGCTGCTGGGGCACAGCCCAGCTCGGCCGTGGCGGCCAAGAACATGGCGCTGCTGCCCAAGAAGAGGAACCGTAAGGGCAAAGCGGCGGCGCTGGGCATGGCCAAGGCACCCCTCGGCCCCGCGCTGCCGCTGTCACCCCGTGAGCGTGCAGCCGGGCCGGGCGGTGGGGACGAGGGCAAGAAACCAAAGAGTGAGGAGAAGGAGGTGGCGGGCGGCGATGGGCCAATGGCGGGTGGGACGGCGCGGGGGGCAAAGCCACGGGCCAACCACGCCAACTACAACGGCTACTCCAAGCGGCAGCGCAAGCGTTTGGGCCACGGCAAAGCCAAAGCGGTGCCGGTGCGCTGCAAGAGCCGGGGCAAGCGGCGGCGGCCGGCCCAGCAAGCCCCGCTGCCAGACCCTGCAGAGCCCGAGATCCGCCTCAAATACATCTCCTGCAAAAGGCTGCGGGCCGACAGCCGGGCCCCCCCCTTTGCTCCCTATGTCCACGTAGAGCGGCGCGGCGACTTCACCACCGCCTGCACCGTCATCAACTCGCCTGGCGACGAGGCCCGGCTGCAGCGGGGGCCCTCCAGCACCGTGCCCAGACCGCGGGCCGCCCTGCCGGCCTCCTCCGCCATGCACCTGGGGCCAGTGGTGTCCAAGGCGCTGAGCGCGGCCTGCTTGGTGTGCTGCCTGTGCCGCAGCCCCGCCAACTACAAGGACCTGGGCGACCTTTGCGGGCCCTACTACCCCGAGGACTGCCTGCCCAAAAAGAAGTCGCGGCTGAAGGAGAAAGCGCGGGCGGAGGGCGAGGAGGGCGGCGCAGCGGAGAGGCCCCGCGGGGTGGCGGAGAGCGGCTGGGCAGCCGGCGGCAGGGCGGGCAGGCAGGAGGGTGCCACGGAGCCGGGCAAGCCGAGCATGCTGCGCTCCAGCCCCCGGGGTGTGTTCcgaaggctgcagagctgctacTGCTGTGACGAGAGGACAGAGGGCGAGGAGGCAGCCGAAAAGCCCCGGCGGCACGAATGTACCAAGGCCGAGTCCCCCCCACAGCCCGAGCCAGCGGGAGACACgcaggagcactggctgcacgAGGCCTGTGCCGTATGGACCGCTGGGGTGTTCCTGGTGGCGGGGAAGCTCTACGGGCTGCAGGAGGCCGTCAAGGCGGCTGCCGACCTG TGCTCAAGCTGCCAGCAAGCAGGAGCCACCGTGggctgctgccagaaggggtgcCCCCACACCTACCACTACGCGTGTGCCGTCGACACAG GTTGCTTATTAACTGAAGAGAGCTTCTCTCTGAGATGTCCCAAACATAAG AGACAGCCGGTGTAG